Proteins encoded by one window of Nasonia vitripennis strain AsymCx chromosome 5, Nvit_psr_1.1, whole genome shotgun sequence:
- the LOC100679687 gene encoding ankyrin-3 isoform X3 produces MGFVEVIETGSTEKLQELIDAEGLPINDKWKDYDLLNYALAKGQKEAAMMLIERGCRVNNRDFALPADTPLHHAIKFGSIEIVELLLRKGASIEARNSEGETPLHLSAKMRNNVFTDLLLTSLSNTTDMNYVDSSGLTYLHIACMRDNLTLIERLLQNHCEINHCINFDSPELPGYTALHCAIEFYNLDAIQLLLSHKASISVKAKNGVTPLHLAVKYGVLKYVKMLLRHSSNINLDINAQIDVDTEEYPGYSLLHFAIDLNWMSIFNLLMRYKPNADTKSKTGLTPLHIALKENAIDVVNELLSYGVEVNCVEHENNTTPLHLATLNKQLGIIRTLVKRGAKVSAQQRDGLTPLLIAASWKYERERKTMHSTLLDLPFMFMHDEVMNESQVTPQTSYVFELLLSATDLFDANPVDSRGLSHFHIVCMCLGKDKVLGYLQKNARVKDGINDKVSEDSPVWPGYTALHFAVENGKLDVVKVLLEYKADVRAVNAKGMTPIHLADQLIDNQRKEYILEELLDTLYKDIADCEFPNKNRGMTMLHVTCMQKDGKVDDEDLDDMENIEATIDDDSPIWPGCTPLHLAAIFRRHKVIDSLLLCDADPNVEDARGLTPLHIACLHNDEETISKLLKAEADVNHAVRKSSEYAGKTALHIALNQKQPSINVVRKLLRRGANINAMDLNSDTPITLFANWYSNDTLFPPLLSAYPISFELTEFAMTLKAIDFRFNEATTKAFQKINDWINGTNIFINGVSLVEIKNKNHTNDCRAEIKKLKSIRIDKSCTLYDLLLKNTDEMANRVKNTIFKKILSSAIDTDFPIYGFLLKVQYRSGIKRRNYLNFAKEALAELIPKIPLPDSCSESIFKYLSNADLDNLIKANEVGYVNYN; encoded by the exons ATGGGTTTTGTGGAAGTAATAGAGACTGGCAGCACAGAGAAATTACAGGAGCTCATAGATGCGGAAGGATTACCCATAAATGACAAATGGAAAGACTACGATCTACTAAACTATGCCCTAGCCAAGGGTCAAAAGGAAGCTGCTATGATGCTCATTGAAAGAGGATGCAGAGTAAATAACAGAGATTTTGCACTGCCAGCGGATACACCTCTTCATCATGCTATCAAGTTTGGCAGCATTGAAATCGTTGAACTACTATTGAGAAAAGGAGCCTCGATCGAAGCAAGGAACTCTGAAGGAGAAACCCCTCTGCATCTATCAGCAAAAATGAGGAACAACGTCTTTACAGATCTCCTGTTGACGTCATTAAGCAACACAACAGACATGAATTACGTGGACTCAAGTGGCCTTACGTATTTGCATATCGCTTGCATGAGAGACAATTTGACTCTTATAGAACGATTACTGCAAAATCACTGCGAAATCAATCATTGTATCAATTTTGACTCACCGGAACTACCAGGCTATACTGCTCTTCACTGTGCCATTGAGTTTTACAATTTGGACGCGATTCAGCTGCTTCTAAGCCACAAAGCCAGCATCAGCGTGAAAGCCAAGAACGGCGTGACTCCTCTTCATCTAGCTGTTAAATACGGCGTCCTCAAGTATGTAAAAATGTTGCTGAGACACAGTTCCAACATCAACCTTGATATAAATGCCCAAATCGATGTTGATACCGAGGAGTATCCCGGCTACTCCCTTCTTCACTTTGCCATTGATCTTAACTGGATGTCGATTTTCAACCTGCTTATGCGTTATAAACCCAATGCCGACACAAAGAGCAAAACCGGCTTAACGCCTCTCCATATAGCCTTAAAAGAAAACGCAATCGACGTGGTCAATGAACTGTTGAGTTACGGGGTGGAAGTCAACTGTGTTGAGCatgaaaataatacaacacCTCTGCACTTGGCGACGCTGAACAAGCAGTTAGGCATAATCCGAACGCTGGTGAAGCGAGGTGCAAAAGTAAGCGCACAGCAGAGGGATGGCTTGACTCCGCTGCTTATCGCCGCCTCCTGGAAGTACGAAAGGGAGCGTAAGACTATGCATAGCACGCTCTTGGATTTGCCGTTTATGTTTATGCACGATGAAGTCATGAACGAGTCACAAGTGACACCCCAAACGAGCTATGTCTTTGAGCTTCTGTTGTCGGCCACCGATTTGTTTGATGCAAACCCGGTGGATAGTCGAGGACTTTCGCACTTTCATATTGTCTGTATGTGCCTGGGAAAGGACAAAGTTTTGGGCTACCTACAGAAGAATGCCAGAGTCAAAGATGGGATTAACGATAAGGTGAGCGAAGATTCTCCCGTTTGGCCAGGGTACACCGCACTGCATTTTGCCGTTGAGAACGGAAAGCTTGATGTTGTGAAGGTGCTGTTGGAGTATAAGGCAGATGTGAGGGCTGTCAATGCCAAGGGGATGACTCCTATTCATTTGGCCGATCAGCTTATTG ATAACCAGAGGAAAGAGTATATATTGGAAGAGCTGCTGGACACTCTGTACAAAGATATCGCGGACTGCGAATTTCCCAATAAAAATCGGGGTATGACCATGTTGCATGTTACTTGCATGCAGAAAGACGGCAAAGTAGACGATGAAGATTTGGACGACATGGAAAATATCGAAGCAACTATAGATGACGACTCGCCGATCTGGCCTGGCTGTACACCCCTACATCTCGCTGCTATCTTCCGGAGGCACAAGGTCATCGACAGTTTGCTGCTCTGCGATGCGGATCCGAACGTGGAGGACGCCCGCGGTCTTACGCCTCTACACATAGCCTGCTTGCACAACGACGAAGAAACGATCTCCAAGCTATTGAAAGCCGAGGCAGACGTAAATCACGCTGTCAGGAAAAGCTCTG AATATGCTGGCAAGACTGCTCTGCACATCGCCTTGAATCAAAAACAGCCATCGATTAACGTTGTCCGAAAGCTTTTGAGACGAGGTGCAAATATTAATGCTATGGATTTAAACAGTGATACTCCTATTACTCTGTTTGCAAATTGGTATAGCAATGATACACTATTTCCTCCTCTTCTTAGTGCTTACCCTATTTCCTTCGAGTTAACTGAGTTTGCAATGACTTTAAAAGCAATTGACTTTCGTTTTAATGAAGCAACAACGAAGGCTTTTCAGAAAATTA atgATTGGATAAACGggacaaatatatttattaacgGGGTGTCATTAgtggaaattaaaaataaaaatcacacaAATGATTGTCGCGCTGAGATCAAGAAGTTAAAGAGCATCCGAATAGATAAGTCCTGCACTTTGTATGATCTTTTGCTAAAAAACACCGATGAGATGGCAAATCGagtaaaaaatactattttcaaaaaaatactTTCGAGTGCAATTGACACGGATTTTCCTATTTATGGATTTTTACTGAAAGTTCAGTATCGCTCAGGGATTAAGAgaagaaattatttaaattttgctaaGGAAGCTTTAGCTGAGCTTATCCCAAAAATACCATTGCCTGATTCTTGTAGTGAAAGCATATTTAAATACCTAAGTAATGCTGATTTAGACAACCTTATAAAAGCGAATGAAGTAGGTTACGTgaattataattga
- the LOC100679687 gene encoding ankyrin-3 isoform X2, producing MFNEDFIMGFVEVIETGSTEKLQELIDAEGLPINDKWKDYDLLNYALAKGQKEAAMMLIERGCRVNNRDFALPADTPLHHAIKFGSIEIVELLLRKGASIEARNSEGETPLHLSAKMRNNVFTDLLLTSLSNTTDMNYVDSSGLTYLHIACMRDNLTLIERLLQNHCEINHCINFDSPELPGYTALHCAIEFYNLDAIQLLLSHKASISVKAKNGVTPLHLAVKYGVLKYVKMLLRHSSNINLDINAQIDVDTEEYPGYSLLHFAIDLNWMSIFNLLMRYKPNADTKSKTGLTPLHIALKENAIDVVNELLSYGVEVNCVEHENNTTPLHLATLNKQLGIIRTLVKRGAKVSAQQRDGLTPLLIAASWKYERERKTMHSTLLDLPFMFMHDEVMNESQVTPQTSYVFELLLSATDLFDANPVDSRGLSHFHIVCMCLGKDKVLGYLQKNARVKDGINDKVSEDSPVWPGYTALHFAVENGKLDVVKVLLEYKADVRAVNAKGMTPIHLADQLIDNQRKEYILEELLDTLYKDIADCEFPNKNRGMTMLHVTCMQKDGKVDDEDLDDMENIEATIDDDSPIWPGCTPLHLAAIFRRHKVIDSLLLCDADPNVEDARGLTPLHIACLHNDEETISKLLKAEADVNHAVRKSSEYAGKTALHIALNQKQPSINVVRKLLRRGANINAMDLNSDTPITLFANWYSNDTLFPPLLSAYPISFELTEFAMTLKAIDFRFNEATTKAFQKINDWINGTNIFINGVSLVEIKNKNHTNDCRAEIKKLKSIRIDKSCTLYDLLLKNTDEMANRVKNTIFKKILSSAIDTDFPIYGFLLKVQYRSGIKRRNYLNFAKEALAELIPKIPLPDSCSESIFKYLSNADLDNLIKANEVGYVNYN from the exons ATGTTTAATGAAG ATTTCATAATGGGTTTTGTGGAAGTAATAGAGACTGGCAGCACAGAGAAATTACAGGAGCTCATAGATGCGGAAGGATTACCCATAAATGACAAATGGAAAGACTACGATCTACTAAACTATGCCCTAGCCAAGGGTCAAAAGGAAGCTGCTATGATGCTCATTGAAAGAGGATGCAGAGTAAATAACAGAGATTTTGCACTGCCAGCGGATACACCTCTTCATCATGCTATCAAGTTTGGCAGCATTGAAATCGTTGAACTACTATTGAGAAAAGGAGCCTCGATCGAAGCAAGGAACTCTGAAGGAGAAACCCCTCTGCATCTATCAGCAAAAATGAGGAACAACGTCTTTACAGATCTCCTGTTGACGTCATTAAGCAACACAACAGACATGAATTACGTGGACTCAAGTGGCCTTACGTATTTGCATATCGCTTGCATGAGAGACAATTTGACTCTTATAGAACGATTACTGCAAAATCACTGCGAAATCAATCATTGTATCAATTTTGACTCACCGGAACTACCAGGCTATACTGCTCTTCACTGTGCCATTGAGTTTTACAATTTGGACGCGATTCAGCTGCTTCTAAGCCACAAAGCCAGCATCAGCGTGAAAGCCAAGAACGGCGTGACTCCTCTTCATCTAGCTGTTAAATACGGCGTCCTCAAGTATGTAAAAATGTTGCTGAGACACAGTTCCAACATCAACCTTGATATAAATGCCCAAATCGATGTTGATACCGAGGAGTATCCCGGCTACTCCCTTCTTCACTTTGCCATTGATCTTAACTGGATGTCGATTTTCAACCTGCTTATGCGTTATAAACCCAATGCCGACACAAAGAGCAAAACCGGCTTAACGCCTCTCCATATAGCCTTAAAAGAAAACGCAATCGACGTGGTCAATGAACTGTTGAGTTACGGGGTGGAAGTCAACTGTGTTGAGCatgaaaataatacaacacCTCTGCACTTGGCGACGCTGAACAAGCAGTTAGGCATAATCCGAACGCTGGTGAAGCGAGGTGCAAAAGTAAGCGCACAGCAGAGGGATGGCTTGACTCCGCTGCTTATCGCCGCCTCCTGGAAGTACGAAAGGGAGCGTAAGACTATGCATAGCACGCTCTTGGATTTGCCGTTTATGTTTATGCACGATGAAGTCATGAACGAGTCACAAGTGACACCCCAAACGAGCTATGTCTTTGAGCTTCTGTTGTCGGCCACCGATTTGTTTGATGCAAACCCGGTGGATAGTCGAGGACTTTCGCACTTTCATATTGTCTGTATGTGCCTGGGAAAGGACAAAGTTTTGGGCTACCTACAGAAGAATGCCAGAGTCAAAGATGGGATTAACGATAAGGTGAGCGAAGATTCTCCCGTTTGGCCAGGGTACACCGCACTGCATTTTGCCGTTGAGAACGGAAAGCTTGATGTTGTGAAGGTGCTGTTGGAGTATAAGGCAGATGTGAGGGCTGTCAATGCCAAGGGGATGACTCCTATTCATTTGGCCGATCAGCTTATTG ATAACCAGAGGAAAGAGTATATATTGGAAGAGCTGCTGGACACTCTGTACAAAGATATCGCGGACTGCGAATTTCCCAATAAAAATCGGGGTATGACCATGTTGCATGTTACTTGCATGCAGAAAGACGGCAAAGTAGACGATGAAGATTTGGACGACATGGAAAATATCGAAGCAACTATAGATGACGACTCGCCGATCTGGCCTGGCTGTACACCCCTACATCTCGCTGCTATCTTCCGGAGGCACAAGGTCATCGACAGTTTGCTGCTCTGCGATGCGGATCCGAACGTGGAGGACGCCCGCGGTCTTACGCCTCTACACATAGCCTGCTTGCACAACGACGAAGAAACGATCTCCAAGCTATTGAAAGCCGAGGCAGACGTAAATCACGCTGTCAGGAAAAGCTCTG AATATGCTGGCAAGACTGCTCTGCACATCGCCTTGAATCAAAAACAGCCATCGATTAACGTTGTCCGAAAGCTTTTGAGACGAGGTGCAAATATTAATGCTATGGATTTAAACAGTGATACTCCTATTACTCTGTTTGCAAATTGGTATAGCAATGATACACTATTTCCTCCTCTTCTTAGTGCTTACCCTATTTCCTTCGAGTTAACTGAGTTTGCAATGACTTTAAAAGCAATTGACTTTCGTTTTAATGAAGCAACAACGAAGGCTTTTCAGAAAATTA atgATTGGATAAACGggacaaatatatttattaacgGGGTGTCATTAgtggaaattaaaaataaaaatcacacaAATGATTGTCGCGCTGAGATCAAGAAGTTAAAGAGCATCCGAATAGATAAGTCCTGCACTTTGTATGATCTTTTGCTAAAAAACACCGATGAGATGGCAAATCGagtaaaaaatactattttcaaaaaaatactTTCGAGTGCAATTGACACGGATTTTCCTATTTATGGATTTTTACTGAAAGTTCAGTATCGCTCAGGGATTAAGAgaagaaattatttaaattttgctaaGGAAGCTTTAGCTGAGCTTATCCCAAAAATACCATTGCCTGATTCTTGTAGTGAAAGCATATTTAAATACCTAAGTAATGCTGATTTAGACAACCTTATAAAAGCGAATGAAGTAGGTTACGTgaattataattga
- the LOC100679687 gene encoding ankyrin-3 isoform X1 — MHQRTVWRQMRISDDFIMGFVEVIETGSTEKLQELIDAEGLPINDKWKDYDLLNYALAKGQKEAAMMLIERGCRVNNRDFALPADTPLHHAIKFGSIEIVELLLRKGASIEARNSEGETPLHLSAKMRNNVFTDLLLTSLSNTTDMNYVDSSGLTYLHIACMRDNLTLIERLLQNHCEINHCINFDSPELPGYTALHCAIEFYNLDAIQLLLSHKASISVKAKNGVTPLHLAVKYGVLKYVKMLLRHSSNINLDINAQIDVDTEEYPGYSLLHFAIDLNWMSIFNLLMRYKPNADTKSKTGLTPLHIALKENAIDVVNELLSYGVEVNCVEHENNTTPLHLATLNKQLGIIRTLVKRGAKVSAQQRDGLTPLLIAASWKYERERKTMHSTLLDLPFMFMHDEVMNESQVTPQTSYVFELLLSATDLFDANPVDSRGLSHFHIVCMCLGKDKVLGYLQKNARVKDGINDKVSEDSPVWPGYTALHFAVENGKLDVVKVLLEYKADVRAVNAKGMTPIHLADQLIDNQRKEYILEELLDTLYKDIADCEFPNKNRGMTMLHVTCMQKDGKVDDEDLDDMENIEATIDDDSPIWPGCTPLHLAAIFRRHKVIDSLLLCDADPNVEDARGLTPLHIACLHNDEETISKLLKAEADVNHAVRKSSEYAGKTALHIALNQKQPSINVVRKLLRRGANINAMDLNSDTPITLFANWYSNDTLFPPLLSAYPISFELTEFAMTLKAIDFRFNEATTKAFQKINDWINGTNIFINGVSLVEIKNKNHTNDCRAEIKKLKSIRIDKSCTLYDLLLKNTDEMANRVKNTIFKKILSSAIDTDFPIYGFLLKVQYRSGIKRRNYLNFAKEALAELIPKIPLPDSCSESIFKYLSNADLDNLIKANEVGYVNYN; from the exons ATGCATCAACGCACGGTGTGGCGGCAGATGCGCATTTCGGATG ATTTCATAATGGGTTTTGTGGAAGTAATAGAGACTGGCAGCACAGAGAAATTACAGGAGCTCATAGATGCGGAAGGATTACCCATAAATGACAAATGGAAAGACTACGATCTACTAAACTATGCCCTAGCCAAGGGTCAAAAGGAAGCTGCTATGATGCTCATTGAAAGAGGATGCAGAGTAAATAACAGAGATTTTGCACTGCCAGCGGATACACCTCTTCATCATGCTATCAAGTTTGGCAGCATTGAAATCGTTGAACTACTATTGAGAAAAGGAGCCTCGATCGAAGCAAGGAACTCTGAAGGAGAAACCCCTCTGCATCTATCAGCAAAAATGAGGAACAACGTCTTTACAGATCTCCTGTTGACGTCATTAAGCAACACAACAGACATGAATTACGTGGACTCAAGTGGCCTTACGTATTTGCATATCGCTTGCATGAGAGACAATTTGACTCTTATAGAACGATTACTGCAAAATCACTGCGAAATCAATCATTGTATCAATTTTGACTCACCGGAACTACCAGGCTATACTGCTCTTCACTGTGCCATTGAGTTTTACAATTTGGACGCGATTCAGCTGCTTCTAAGCCACAAAGCCAGCATCAGCGTGAAAGCCAAGAACGGCGTGACTCCTCTTCATCTAGCTGTTAAATACGGCGTCCTCAAGTATGTAAAAATGTTGCTGAGACACAGTTCCAACATCAACCTTGATATAAATGCCCAAATCGATGTTGATACCGAGGAGTATCCCGGCTACTCCCTTCTTCACTTTGCCATTGATCTTAACTGGATGTCGATTTTCAACCTGCTTATGCGTTATAAACCCAATGCCGACACAAAGAGCAAAACCGGCTTAACGCCTCTCCATATAGCCTTAAAAGAAAACGCAATCGACGTGGTCAATGAACTGTTGAGTTACGGGGTGGAAGTCAACTGTGTTGAGCatgaaaataatacaacacCTCTGCACTTGGCGACGCTGAACAAGCAGTTAGGCATAATCCGAACGCTGGTGAAGCGAGGTGCAAAAGTAAGCGCACAGCAGAGGGATGGCTTGACTCCGCTGCTTATCGCCGCCTCCTGGAAGTACGAAAGGGAGCGTAAGACTATGCATAGCACGCTCTTGGATTTGCCGTTTATGTTTATGCACGATGAAGTCATGAACGAGTCACAAGTGACACCCCAAACGAGCTATGTCTTTGAGCTTCTGTTGTCGGCCACCGATTTGTTTGATGCAAACCCGGTGGATAGTCGAGGACTTTCGCACTTTCATATTGTCTGTATGTGCCTGGGAAAGGACAAAGTTTTGGGCTACCTACAGAAGAATGCCAGAGTCAAAGATGGGATTAACGATAAGGTGAGCGAAGATTCTCCCGTTTGGCCAGGGTACACCGCACTGCATTTTGCCGTTGAGAACGGAAAGCTTGATGTTGTGAAGGTGCTGTTGGAGTATAAGGCAGATGTGAGGGCTGTCAATGCCAAGGGGATGACTCCTATTCATTTGGCCGATCAGCTTATTG ATAACCAGAGGAAAGAGTATATATTGGAAGAGCTGCTGGACACTCTGTACAAAGATATCGCGGACTGCGAATTTCCCAATAAAAATCGGGGTATGACCATGTTGCATGTTACTTGCATGCAGAAAGACGGCAAAGTAGACGATGAAGATTTGGACGACATGGAAAATATCGAAGCAACTATAGATGACGACTCGCCGATCTGGCCTGGCTGTACACCCCTACATCTCGCTGCTATCTTCCGGAGGCACAAGGTCATCGACAGTTTGCTGCTCTGCGATGCGGATCCGAACGTGGAGGACGCCCGCGGTCTTACGCCTCTACACATAGCCTGCTTGCACAACGACGAAGAAACGATCTCCAAGCTATTGAAAGCCGAGGCAGACGTAAATCACGCTGTCAGGAAAAGCTCTG AATATGCTGGCAAGACTGCTCTGCACATCGCCTTGAATCAAAAACAGCCATCGATTAACGTTGTCCGAAAGCTTTTGAGACGAGGTGCAAATATTAATGCTATGGATTTAAACAGTGATACTCCTATTACTCTGTTTGCAAATTGGTATAGCAATGATACACTATTTCCTCCTCTTCTTAGTGCTTACCCTATTTCCTTCGAGTTAACTGAGTTTGCAATGACTTTAAAAGCAATTGACTTTCGTTTTAATGAAGCAACAACGAAGGCTTTTCAGAAAATTA atgATTGGATAAACGggacaaatatatttattaacgGGGTGTCATTAgtggaaattaaaaataaaaatcacacaAATGATTGTCGCGCTGAGATCAAGAAGTTAAAGAGCATCCGAATAGATAAGTCCTGCACTTTGTATGATCTTTTGCTAAAAAACACCGATGAGATGGCAAATCGagtaaaaaatactattttcaaaaaaatactTTCGAGTGCAATTGACACGGATTTTCCTATTTATGGATTTTTACTGAAAGTTCAGTATCGCTCAGGGATTAAGAgaagaaattatttaaattttgctaaGGAAGCTTTAGCTGAGCTTATCCCAAAAATACCATTGCCTGATTCTTGTAGTGAAAGCATATTTAAATACCTAAGTAATGCTGATTTAGACAACCTTATAAAAGCGAATGAAGTAGGTTACGTgaattataattga